One Marinibacterium anthonyi genomic region harbors:
- the ctaE gene encoding Cytochrome c oxidase subunit 3 — translation MAHAKNHDFHILQPSIWPLTGSIGAFLMLFGAVLWMHDSGAWLFFIGLLMVLYTMYAWWSETVTEEHAGDHTPVVRIGLRYGFILFIMSEVMFFAAWFWSFFKHAIYPMEDYFGSQYVPPVIHPVDAFHLPLMNTLVLLLSGCAVTWAHHSLVHGNIRKPIMQGLLIAVVLGLCFTGLQAFEYYELLVHDGWEFGGDQFFSNFFMATGFHGMHVIIGTIFLFICFLRSTKGDFTPDSHIGFEAAAWYWHFVDVVWLFLFFAIYMWGVSLL, via the coding sequence ATGGCTCACGCGAAAAACCACGACTTCCATATCCTGCAGCCATCGATCTGGCCATTGACCGGATCGATCGGGGCGTTCCTGATGCTCTTTGGCGCAGTGCTGTGGATGCATGACAGCGGCGCCTGGCTGTTCTTCATCGGCCTGCTGATGGTGCTTTACACCATGTACGCCTGGTGGTCCGAGACCGTGACCGAGGAACATGCCGGCGATCACACGCCGGTCGTGCGCATCGGCCTGCGCTACGGCTTCATCCTGTTCATCATGTCAGAAGTGATGTTCTTCGCGGCCTGGTTCTGGTCGTTCTTCAAACACGCCATCTACCCGATGGAAGACTACTTCGGCAGCCAGTACGTGCCGCCCGTCATCCACCCGGTCGACGCCTTCCACCTGCCGCTGATGAACACGCTGGTGCTGCTGCTGTCGGGCTGCGCGGTGACCTGGGCGCACCATTCGCTGGTGCACGGCAACATCCGCAAGCCGATCATGCAGGGCTTGCTGATCGCCGTGGTGCTGGGCCTGTGCTTCACCGGGCTGCAGGCGTTCGAATATTACGAACTGCTGGTCCACGACGGCTGGGAATTCGGCGGCGACCAGTTCTTTTCGAACTTCTTCATGGCCACCGGGTTCCACGGCATGCACGTGATCATCGGGACGATCTTCCTGTTCATCTGCTTCCTGCGTTCGACCAAGGGCGATTTCACCCCGGACAGCCATATCGGCTTCGAGGCGGCGGCCTGGTACTGGCACTTCGTCGACGTGGTGTGGCTGTTCCTGTTCTTCGCCATCTACATGTGGGGCGTCTCGCTGCTCTAG
- the ctaG gene encoding Cytochrome c oxidase assembly protein CtaG, which translates to MSPQRKTVTALVGIVVFMGAMAWAAIPLYNWFCRVTGYGGETNVATAGSDRVLDQTIKIRFDASRGNDMPWEFKPMQHQMELKIGETGLAFYEAYNPTDRPIAGQAAYNVAPYSAGSFFSKIECFCFTEQVLRPGERVEMPVTFFVDPDIVTDDEAKYVHTITLSYTFYEIDLPEDFAALTDPQAEATK; encoded by the coding sequence GTGAGCCCGCAGCGCAAGACCGTCACGGCGTTGGTCGGCATCGTGGTCTTCATGGGGGCGATGGCCTGGGCGGCGATCCCGTTGTACAACTGGTTCTGCCGCGTCACCGGCTACGGGGGCGAAACCAACGTCGCCACCGCCGGGTCCGACAGGGTGCTGGACCAGACCATCAAGATCCGCTTCGACGCCTCGCGCGGCAATGACATGCCCTGGGAATTCAAGCCGATGCAGCACCAGATGGAGCTGAAGATCGGCGAGACGGGCCTGGCCTTCTACGAGGCCTACAACCCCACCGACCGCCCCATCGCGGGCCAGGCGGCGTATAACGTCGCGCCCTATTCGGCGGGATCCTTCTTTTCGAAGATCGAATGCTTCTGCTTCACCGAACAGGTGCTTCGGCCCGGTGAACGGGTCGAGATGCCGGTGACCTTCTTCGTCGACCCCGACATCGTGACCGATGACGAGGCGAAATACGTCCATACGATCACGCTCAGCTACACTTTCTACGAAATCGACCTGCCGGAAGACTTTGCCGCATTGACGGATCCGCAGGCGGAGGCGACCAAGTAA